The following are encoded in a window of Algiphilus aromaticivorans DG1253 genomic DNA:
- a CDS encoding nuclear transport factor 2 family protein produces MTMRDAQREQRIDELLDKQAITELVHAYANAADRHDHDKMRALYHPDAIDDHGHFAKGPAMDFIDKLPEIQRDMAILHHNITTVNLKLDGDSAEGEVYILAMHQVRAPDRHFDVLIGGRYFDRYERRDGVWKFSYRAIVADWCWPSDPTAIDLSHPFLEGAHIGRPGPEDPSYGFFSLLQRGRR; encoded by the coding sequence ATGACCATGCGCGACGCGCAGCGCGAGCAACGCATCGACGAGTTGCTGGACAAGCAGGCGATCACCGAACTGGTCCACGCCTATGCCAATGCCGCCGACCGCCACGATCACGACAAGATGCGCGCGCTCTATCATCCGGACGCTATCGATGACCACGGCCACTTCGCCAAGGGACCGGCCATGGATTTCATCGACAAGCTGCCGGAGATCCAGCGTGACATGGCCATCCTCCATCACAACATCACGACAGTGAACCTCAAGCTGGACGGCGACAGTGCCGAGGGCGAGGTCTACATTCTCGCCATGCATCAGGTGCGCGCGCCGGACCGGCACTTCGACGTGCTCATCGGCGGGCGTTATTTCGACCGCTACGAGCGGCGCGACGGCGTCTGGAAGTTCAGCTACCGCGCCATCGTCGCGGACTGGTGCTGGCCCTCGGACCCGACAGCCATCGATCTGTCGCATCCCTTCCTGGAAGGCGCGCATATTGGCCGGCCGGGGCCGGAGGATCCGTCTTACGGCTTCTTTTCGCTTTTGCAGCGCGGGCGGCGCTAG
- a CDS encoding enoyl-CoA hydratase/isomerase family protein — MSDPLDTPLLDADDLLGMAAGGEAPSPLTGTAALLVDLAATSALDAEEAALAEAWLRAAGCPVIGVGQSSGALSAACDACVADTGVAAPLLEGIRAAPLAAATAMQLLRVTEGLPLEAALHAESLAYATLQSGPEYRAWLAAHQPGPIVVCDKGPAVLMEREDAHLQLRLNRASRRNAMSVEMRDALIEALSLVAADSGIATVTLDALGACFSTGGDLDEFGTAPDPVSGHLVRGLALPGRCLAACAERVAVRVHGACVGSGIEFPAFAGRIVAAPDSWFQLPELGFGLIPGAGGCVSIPRRIGRQRAAWMMLSRAPIKAATALDWGLVDSLE, encoded by the coding sequence ATGTCGGACCCCCTTGATACGCCGCTGCTTGACGCCGACGACCTCCTCGGCATGGCCGCCGGCGGTGAGGCGCCGTCGCCGCTGACCGGCACCGCTGCGTTGCTCGTCGATCTGGCGGCGACGAGTGCGCTCGACGCCGAGGAAGCCGCGCTGGCCGAGGCTTGGCTGCGCGCGGCCGGCTGCCCGGTGATCGGCGTCGGGCAGAGCAGCGGCGCGCTGTCGGCGGCCTGCGACGCCTGCGTCGCCGACACCGGTGTTGCTGCGCCGTTGCTGGAAGGCATTCGCGCCGCGCCACTGGCTGCCGCCACGGCCATGCAGCTGCTGCGCGTCACCGAGGGTCTGCCGCTGGAGGCGGCGCTGCACGCCGAGTCGCTGGCCTACGCCACGCTGCAGTCCGGCCCGGAGTACCGCGCCTGGCTGGCGGCGCATCAGCCGGGGCCGATCGTCGTCTGCGACAAAGGCCCGGCCGTACTCATGGAACGCGAGGACGCGCATCTGCAGCTGCGCCTGAATCGTGCGTCGCGCCGCAACGCGATGTCCGTGGAGATGCGCGACGCGCTCATCGAGGCGCTGTCGCTGGTTGCCGCCGATTCCGGTATCGCGACCGTGACGCTGGACGCGCTGGGTGCCTGCTTCTCCACCGGAGGCGATCTCGACGAGTTCGGCACCGCTCCCGACCCGGTCAGCGGGCACCTGGTACGCGGCCTGGCGCTGCCGGGGCGCTGCCTGGCGGCGTGTGCCGAGCGCGTGGCGGTGCGAGTGCACGGCGCCTGTGTCGGCTCCGGTATCGAGTTCCCGGCCTTCGCCGGCCGCATCGTCGCTGCGCCGGATAGCTGGTTCCAGCTGCCCGAGCTGGGCTTCGGCCTGATTCCGGGCGCCGGCGGCTGCGTCAGCATCCCGCGCCGTATCGGTCGGCAGCGCGCGGCCTGGATGATGCTGTCGCGGGCGCCTATCAAGGCTGCCACTGCCCTGGATTGGGGTCTGGTCGATTCGCTCGAGTAG
- a CDS encoding alpha/beta hydrolase domain-containing protein has product MSPARPYPIFPLALVALLLAACSGSEPPAESAEIRADAVTVEGPITGGLRGHALWDSWFDLGDLGYEEAEYFVSGQAQSADGATTAPYTTRFLLRRPQRAEDFNGTVVLDWVNVTAQFENPVVLLNAQQHLLREGYAFAHVSVQEAGLCCLPLLTPKTWDPVRYAPLDHPGDEYAFTMLNQIAGAIRGDGGENDPMAGQPVEKLLVAGQSQSANQLFDFASGDHVDGEVIDGLLIQSPIGRVFEAPPPVPVLQLLSDYEAQPEAADFRDNLVLWEVAGSAHQDFHVGYQQVFGQALRAEASLPKRPAQAYFRLLETAGNYGERPHPLHAACILAGAAFPMRYAVNAALHHLDGWVRGGARPPEAPRYTFDADGALARDRFGNAQGGIRLPPVEVPVARYRSTDCGLGGTTVPFSRQRLNQEYASHAEYFCALQAAAALSVADGFLLPADTEDLMGRARAMRSRFAVEGTIDCD; this is encoded by the coding sequence ATGTCCCCTGCACGCCCGTACCCGATTTTCCCACTTGCCCTTGTCGCCCTGCTGCTGGCGGCCTGCTCCGGCTCCGAGCCACCTGCCGAGAGCGCCGAAATCCGCGCGGATGCCGTAACGGTGGAAGGCCCGATCACCGGCGGGCTGCGCGGCCACGCGCTCTGGGACAGCTGGTTCGATCTCGGCGATCTCGGCTACGAGGAAGCCGAGTACTTCGTCAGCGGCCAGGCGCAGTCCGCCGACGGCGCCACCACGGCGCCCTACACCACCCGATTCCTCCTGCGCCGCCCGCAACGCGCCGAGGATTTCAACGGCACGGTGGTGCTGGATTGGGTCAATGTCACCGCCCAGTTCGAGAACCCGGTGGTCCTGCTCAACGCCCAGCAACATCTGCTGCGCGAGGGCTACGCCTTTGCCCACGTCAGCGTGCAGGAGGCCGGTCTCTGCTGCCTGCCGCTGCTGACGCCCAAGACCTGGGATCCGGTGCGCTACGCGCCGCTCGACCACCCCGGCGACGAATACGCCTTCACCATGCTCAATCAGATCGCCGGCGCTATCCGCGGCGACGGCGGCGAGAACGACCCCATGGCGGGCCAGCCGGTCGAGAAGCTGCTCGTCGCGGGACAGAGCCAGTCGGCCAACCAGCTCTTCGACTTCGCCAGTGGCGATCACGTCGACGGCGAAGTCATCGACGGCCTGCTCATCCAGTCCCCCATCGGCCGCGTCTTCGAGGCGCCGCCACCTGTGCCGGTGCTGCAGCTGCTCAGCGACTACGAGGCGCAGCCGGAAGCCGCCGACTTCCGCGACAACCTCGTGCTCTGGGAAGTCGCCGGCAGCGCGCACCAGGATTTTCACGTCGGCTATCAGCAGGTCTTCGGGCAGGCGCTGCGTGCTGAGGCCAGCCTGCCCAAGCGCCCGGCACAGGCCTATTTCCGCCTACTGGAAACGGCCGGCAACTACGGCGAGCGCCCGCACCCGCTGCACGCCGCCTGCATCCTTGCCGGTGCCGCCTTCCCCATGCGTTACGCGGTCAACGCCGCCCTGCACCATCTCGACGGCTGGGTGCGCGGCGGCGCAAGGCCGCCGGAGGCGCCGCGCTACACCTTCGACGCCGACGGCGCGCTGGCGCGCGACCGCTTCGGCAACGCCCAGGGCGGCATCCGCCTGCCACCCGTGGAAGTGCCGGTGGCGCGCTATCGCTCCACGGACTGCGGCCTGGGCGGCACGACCGTGCCCTTCAGCCGCCAGCGCCTGAACCAGGAATACGCCAGCCACGCCGAGTACTTCTGCGCACTGCAAGCCGCCGCCGCACTCTCCGTGGCCGACGGCTTCCTGCTGCCCGCCGACACCGAGGATCTGATGGGACGCGCCCGCGCCATGCGCAGCCGCTTCGCGGTCGAGGGGACGATCGACTGCGACTAG
- a CDS encoding cytochrome P450 translates to MSAVLDFEQAQDPPKAKGLPLLGNTLEMARDPAQFFLRLYRDYGPVSRVTVMGNEYTVIAGPEAANFVGSREGKDSLRSKEFWQGLVEEYGATRTLTGEDGESHKELRNIMRRGYSKDSIKGRYNELVRITDRCFERDWPVGQSINVLPAMQYMVTDQLGTILTGSAPLEYVDAIRTNILYILNVLVTRQRPKILLKRPKYQKAKARVEELKEKMVADWYARHPQGQAEPSEDETPNLIDDIMRAHVNHPEVIPEQDLTVTLTGPYVAGLDTVANTTAAITYCVLKYPDVRRRVYEEVDALFADGEIDESQLFAKIPSLQGAIMEAMRLYPIAVAQMRTATKDFVFDGYRVREGEMIYVATSVPHFMEEFYPEPQRFDIDRYAKPRAEHMQSGAYSPYGRGPHTCLGKSLAEVQIALSMARLFYKLDLELDPPDYELKTKTAPTPGPATTFKVKVKGYRN, encoded by the coding sequence ATGAGCGCTGTTCTCGATTTCGAGCAAGCCCAGGATCCGCCGAAGGCAAAGGGTCTGCCGCTGCTCGGCAATACCCTCGAAATGGCCCGCGACCCCGCGCAGTTCTTCCTGCGCCTGTATCGCGATTACGGCCCGGTCAGCCGCGTCACGGTGATGGGGAACGAGTACACCGTCATCGCCGGCCCGGAGGCCGCGAACTTCGTCGGCTCGCGTGAGGGCAAGGACAGCCTGCGCTCCAAGGAGTTCTGGCAAGGGCTGGTCGAGGAGTACGGCGCGACGCGCACCCTTACCGGCGAGGATGGCGAGTCGCACAAGGAACTGCGCAACATCATGCGGCGCGGCTACTCGAAGGACTCCATCAAGGGCCGCTACAACGAGCTCGTAAGGATCACCGATCGCTGCTTCGAGCGCGACTGGCCGGTGGGGCAGTCCATCAACGTGCTGCCGGCCATGCAGTACATGGTCACCGACCAGCTCGGCACCATCCTCACCGGTAGTGCGCCGCTGGAATACGTCGACGCGATCCGTACCAACATCCTCTACATCCTCAATGTCCTGGTGACGCGCCAGCGCCCGAAGATCCTGCTCAAGCGGCCGAAGTATCAGAAGGCCAAGGCGCGCGTTGAGGAACTCAAGGAGAAGATGGTTGCCGACTGGTACGCGCGGCATCCCCAGGGCCAGGCCGAGCCGTCGGAGGACGAGACGCCGAACCTCATCGACGACATCATGCGCGCGCACGTCAATCACCCGGAAGTCATTCCGGAGCAGGATCTGACCGTGACACTGACCGGTCCCTACGTCGCCGGTCTCGACACCGTGGCGAACACCACCGCGGCCATCACCTACTGCGTGCTGAAGTACCCCGATGTGCGTCGCCGCGTCTACGAGGAAGTCGATGCGCTCTTCGCGGATGGCGAGATCGACGAGAGCCAGCTCTTCGCCAAGATTCCGTCGCTGCAGGGCGCGATCATGGAAGCCATGCGGCTGTACCCGATCGCGGTAGCGCAGATGCGCACGGCCACCAAGGACTTCGTCTTCGACGGCTACCGCGTGCGCGAGGGCGAGATGATCTACGTCGCTACTTCCGTGCCGCATTTCATGGAAGAGTTCTACCCCGAGCCGCAGCGCTTCGATATAGACCGCTACGCCAAGCCGCGCGCCGAGCACATGCAGTCCGGCGCCTACTCGCCCTATGGCCGCGGCCCGCACACCTGCCTGGGCAAGAGCCTGGCCGAGGTGCAGATCGCCCTGTCCATGGCACGGCTCTTCTACAAGCTCGACCTCGAGCTCGACCCGCCCGACTACGAGCTGAAGACCAAGACCGCGCCGACGCCCGGGCCGGCGACGACCTTCAAGGTGAAGGTGAAGGGGTATCGGAACTAG
- a CDS encoding acyl-CoA dehydrogenase family protein, which produces MPDSSPAAERPSVYQAFTGLSPDEMEILHQADRFAQAELYPLAERMDNEEWWPPEVFPKIGETGFFGITAPEALGGSGMDVFTSGLVLQAFGRWNHALALSWVAHENLCMHNILRNASEAQKQKYVPGMCSGQLIGALGLTEPGAGSDALGSMRTTAYRDGDHYVLNGSKIYITNGPVADVLLVYAKTDKDRGAKGISAFLVEKDTPGFKVAQKLIKMGFRGSQTAELVFEDCRVPAENLVGVENEGVRVVMSGLDLERAMISPICLGIAERALELSLEFAKQRKQFGKPISEFQMIQDKIATIYTKVEAMRLYTYQTLRAANVMGEDDGGRGEIHKLTAAGVLFVAETMNEVLNEAVQIHGGNGYIWESEINRLYRSIKLLEIGAGTSEVRKLIISGELLRG; this is translated from the coding sequence ATGCCCGACAGCAGTCCGGCCGCGGAGCGGCCTTCGGTGTATCAGGCCTTCACCGGCCTTTCCCCCGACGAGATGGAAATCCTGCACCAGGCCGACCGCTTCGCGCAGGCGGAGCTGTATCCGCTGGCCGAGCGTATGGACAACGAGGAGTGGTGGCCGCCCGAGGTCTTTCCGAAGATTGGCGAGACCGGTTTCTTCGGCATTACCGCGCCGGAGGCGCTGGGTGGCTCGGGCATGGATGTCTTCACCAGCGGGCTGGTGCTGCAGGCCTTCGGGCGCTGGAACCATGCGCTGGCGCTGTCCTGGGTCGCGCACGAGAACCTCTGCATGCACAACATCCTGCGCAATGCCAGCGAGGCGCAGAAGCAGAAGTACGTGCCGGGCATGTGCAGCGGCCAGTTGATCGGCGCGCTCGGGCTGACCGAGCCGGGTGCCGGCTCGGATGCGCTCGGCTCGATGCGCACGACGGCCTATCGCGACGGCGATCACTACGTGCTCAACGGCAGCAAGATCTACATCACCAACGGCCCCGTCGCCGACGTGCTGCTGGTCTACGCCAAGACCGACAAGGATCGCGGCGCCAAGGGCATTTCGGCTTTCTTGGTCGAGAAGGACACCCCCGGCTTCAAGGTGGCGCAGAAGCTCATCAAGATGGGCTTCCGCGGCAGCCAGACGGCCGAGCTGGTCTTCGAGGATTGCCGGGTGCCGGCCGAGAATCTGGTCGGCGTCGAGAACGAAGGCGTGCGCGTGGTCATGTCGGGGCTGGATCTGGAGCGGGCGATGATCTCGCCGATCTGCTTGGGCATTGCCGAGCGCGCGCTGGAGCTGTCGCTGGAGTTCGCCAAGCAGCGCAAGCAGTTCGGCAAGCCGATCAGCGAGTTCCAGATGATCCAGGACAAGATCGCCACGATCTACACCAAGGTCGAGGCGATGCGGCTCTACACCTACCAGACGCTGCGCGCGGCCAATGTCATGGGTGAGGACGATGGGGGCCGTGGCGAGATTCACAAGCTCACCGCTGCGGGCGTGCTCTTCGTCGCCGAGACGATGAACGAGGTGCTCAACGAAGCCGTGCAGATCCACGGCGGCAACGGCTACATCTGGGAGTCCGAGATCAATCGGCTGTACCGCTCCATCAAGCTGCTGGAGATCGGCGCCGGTACCTCGGAGGTGCGCAAGCTCATCATCAGCGGCGAGCTGCTGCGTGGCTGA
- a CDS encoding SDR family NAD(P)-dependent oxidoreductase translates to MSHEAWLAEQLATNTPEAVWEAPTVYRDDLFKDQVILVSGGGSGIGRAVALLCARLGGTVVICGRTQEKLDAVVDFARGRGKTMHAYTANVRDAESVEALHQRIADEVGVPDAVINNAGGQFPGQAIDFSPNGWNAVVQNNLNGSWFMMQRAARGWRDAGRGGVIVNVVVVTERGMPGVAHTVAARSGVIGASTTVAVEWAPLGIRVNCVAPGLTATEGLAVYPPEAQKEFPRANAMKRPGTPMEIAEACVYLAAPSSSFITGEVLTVDGGGRLWGELWTAGRPDWYA, encoded by the coding sequence ATGAGTCACGAAGCCTGGCTGGCCGAGCAGCTGGCCACCAACACGCCGGAGGCGGTGTGGGAGGCGCCCACCGTTTACCGCGACGATCTCTTCAAGGATCAGGTCATCCTGGTCAGCGGCGGCGGCAGTGGTATCGGCCGCGCCGTGGCACTGCTCTGCGCGCGGCTGGGCGGCACGGTCGTGATCTGCGGCCGTACGCAGGAGAAGCTCGACGCGGTGGTCGACTTCGCGCGCGGCCGCGGTAAGACCATGCACGCCTACACGGCCAATGTGCGCGACGCGGAGTCCGTGGAGGCGCTGCATCAGCGCATCGCCGACGAGGTCGGTGTGCCGGACGCAGTCATCAACAACGCCGGCGGGCAGTTCCCGGGGCAGGCCATCGACTTCTCGCCCAACGGCTGGAATGCCGTGGTGCAGAACAATCTCAACGGCAGCTGGTTCATGATGCAGCGCGCCGCCCGTGGCTGGCGCGATGCCGGCCGCGGTGGCGTCATCGTCAACGTCGTCGTGGTGACCGAGCGCGGCATGCCCGGTGTGGCGCATACCGTGGCCGCGCGCAGCGGCGTCATCGGGGCCTCGACCACCGTGGCCGTCGAATGGGCGCCGCTGGGTATCCGCGTCAATTGCGTGGCGCCCGGGCTGACCGCCACCGAGGGGCTGGCGGTCTACCCGCCGGAAGCGCAGAAGGAGTTTCCGCGTGCCAACGCCATGAAGCGGCCGGGCACGCCCATGGAGATCGCCGAGGCCTGCGTCTATCTGGCCGCGCCCTCGTCCAGCTTCATCACCGGCGAAGTGCTCACCGTCGACGGCGGCGGGCGCCTGTGGGGCGAACTCTGGACCGCCGGCCGGCCCGATTGGTACGCCTGA
- a CDS encoding NAD(P)/FAD-dependent oxidoreductase, producing MTESASEHYVILGAGQAGAEVAASLRKKGFEGRITLVGEEPQPPYRRPPLSKAFLAGEAEEASLFVLKPEQMEKQRIDFIGGARATAIDRDASTVTLDDGRELRYDKLALTLGGRARPLPIPGADLANVFLLRNIADVEAIRPHIVDGRRLCIVGGGFIGLEVAAVARKLGLQVTVVETMERVLARVTAPVVSRFFERIHREAGVDVRTGVAVEAFEGDDGAVQRVRLGDGSTLDTDLVIVGIGLIPHSDLAEAAGLECDNGIVVNEYARTTDPDIVAAGDCANHPNRFAGGRTRLESVQNAMEQARVAAASMLGEGQAYENIPWFWSDQYELKLQMAGLSGGYDDIVLRGDPESGRQFSAFYLREGRLIAADCVSRPQDFMFAKKLIAADALPDAAKLADAEVPLKELVPA from the coding sequence ATGACCGAATCCGCCAGCGAGCATTACGTCATCCTCGGCGCCGGCCAGGCCGGCGCCGAAGTCGCAGCTTCTCTTCGCAAGAAGGGCTTCGAAGGCCGCATCACCCTGGTCGGCGAGGAGCCGCAGCCGCCCTACCGGCGACCGCCGCTTTCCAAGGCCTTCCTGGCTGGCGAGGCGGAAGAAGCCAGCCTCTTCGTGCTCAAGCCCGAGCAGATGGAGAAGCAGCGCATCGACTTCATCGGTGGCGCGCGCGCCACGGCCATCGACCGTGACGCCAGCACCGTGACGCTGGACGATGGGCGCGAACTGCGCTACGACAAGCTTGCGCTCACCCTCGGCGGCCGCGCGCGCCCGCTGCCGATTCCCGGCGCCGATCTGGCCAACGTCTTCCTGTTGCGCAATATTGCCGACGTCGAGGCGATTCGGCCGCACATCGTCGACGGGCGCCGGCTCTGCATCGTCGGCGGCGGCTTCATTGGGCTGGAAGTCGCCGCGGTGGCGCGCAAGCTGGGGCTCCAGGTCACCGTCGTCGAGACAATGGAGCGCGTGCTGGCGCGGGTCACCGCACCAGTGGTGTCGCGCTTCTTCGAGCGCATCCACCGCGAGGCCGGCGTCGATGTACGCACCGGCGTGGCGGTGGAGGCTTTCGAGGGCGACGACGGCGCCGTGCAGCGCGTGCGCCTCGGCGACGGCTCGACGCTGGACACCGACCTCGTCATCGTCGGCATCGGCCTGATCCCGCACAGCGACCTCGCAGAGGCCGCCGGCCTCGAATGCGACAACGGCATCGTCGTCAATGAATACGCGCGCACTACCGATCCGGACATCGTCGCCGCCGGCGACTGCGCCAATCATCCCAATCGCTTCGCCGGCGGTCGCACGCGGCTGGAATCGGTGCAGAACGCGATGGAGCAGGCGCGGGTGGCTGCGGCCAGCATGCTGGGCGAGGGCCAAGCCTATGAGAATATCCCCTGGTTCTGGTCCGATCAGTACGAGCTGAAGCTGCAGATGGCCGGGTTGTCCGGCGGCTATGACGATATCGTGCTGCGTGGCGATCCGGAGAGCGGTCGGCAATTCTCGGCCTTCTATCTGCGCGAGGGGCGGCTTATTGCGGCGGACTGCGTATCGCGGCCGCAGGACTTCATGTTCGCGAAGAAGCTGATCGCCGCCGATGCGTTGCCGGACGCGGCAAAGCTGGCGGATGCCGAAGTGCCGCTCAAGGAACTGGTCCCGGCCTGA
- a CDS encoding 2Fe-2S iron-sulfur cluster-binding protein, which yields MPTIRFIEPSGTEHVVEAESGQSVMEAATGNLVPGIVGECGGSCSCATCHVYIDQPWFGQLGTPDEMEEMMLEGAIEPGEQSRLCCQIEVADDLDGMVVRIPAGQL from the coding sequence ATGCCCACCATTCGTTTCATCGAGCCCTCGGGCACCGAACATGTCGTCGAGGCCGAGAGCGGCCAGTCGGTCATGGAGGCGGCTACGGGCAATCTCGTGCCCGGCATCGTCGGTGAGTGCGGCGGCTCCTGTTCCTGTGCGACCTGCCACGTCTACATCGATCAACCCTGGTTCGGGCAGCTGGGCACGCCGGACGAGATGGAGGAGATGATGCTCGAAGGCGCTATCGAGCCGGGCGAGCAGAGCCGCTTGTGCTGTCAGATCGAGGTCGCCGACGATCTCGATGGGATGGTGGTGCGGATTCCCGCTGGTCAGCTCTGA
- a CDS encoding WS/DGAT/MGAT family O-acyltransferase, translating into MTRLSVLDTAFLRMESARTPMHVGGLMTFKRPPNAPPDYLHRLTEALRAHPFMPAPFDQCLHWPAAHALPPQWVPTETDPEYHVRHSALPYPGGERELGVLVSRLHSHALDFDRPLWECHIIEGLENDRFALYLKAHHCAIDGMGAMKLVKSWLTADPTDPRSPGELRAALRTAREASAHRQDVAQARNLQEMLRGVLSRGKLQAGNARDLAATFYRLSRGGDNSAIRAALRTPDTPFNVPITGQRRLGTQVLSLPRLQAIASATDTTINDIALSLCGAATRRYLQEQGELPERSLTASVPIGLPRTDGRSGNAVSGFVCPIGSDIPDPLHRLQRIHATTQRTKDEMLGMASAALERFGMFGIAPLMLGQLTGTLPKWPPLFNVVVSNVVAAKERLYMMGAELESIYPMSVLFDGYALNMTLVGYADKVTVGYIGCRNAIPSLQRLAVYTGEALDELEAALEPTHQRRAPNKTATKATKTAKKTGSKAAKSTRKAVKKTAKKAASKTARKKSARKSAAKKTQS; encoded by the coding sequence ATGACCCGACTGAGCGTGCTCGACACCGCTTTCCTGCGCATGGAGTCTGCGCGCACGCCCATGCACGTCGGCGGCCTGATGACCTTCAAGCGCCCGCCCAACGCACCGCCGGACTATCTTCACCGCCTGACGGAAGCGCTGCGCGCGCATCCCTTCATGCCCGCGCCCTTCGATCAGTGTCTGCACTGGCCGGCGGCCCACGCGCTGCCACCGCAATGGGTGCCCACCGAAACCGATCCCGAATACCACGTCCGCCATTCAGCGCTGCCCTATCCGGGTGGCGAGCGCGAGCTGGGCGTGCTCGTGTCACGCCTGCACTCGCACGCGCTGGATTTCGACCGGCCGCTCTGGGAATGCCACATCATCGAAGGGCTGGAGAACGACCGCTTCGCCCTCTATCTGAAGGCACACCACTGTGCCATCGACGGCATGGGCGCGATGAAGCTGGTCAAGAGTTGGCTGACCGCCGACCCCACGGACCCACGCAGCCCAGGCGAGCTGCGCGCGGCATTGCGCACCGCGCGCGAGGCTTCAGCGCACCGACAGGACGTCGCGCAGGCACGCAATCTCCAGGAAATGCTGCGCGGCGTATTGAGCCGCGGCAAGCTGCAGGCCGGCAATGCGCGCGATCTCGCGGCAACCTTCTACCGCCTCAGTCGCGGAGGTGACAACAGCGCCATTCGCGCCGCCCTGCGCACACCGGACACGCCCTTCAACGTGCCCATCACCGGCCAGCGCCGGCTCGGCACGCAAGTGTTATCACTGCCCCGCCTGCAGGCCATCGCCAGCGCCACCGACACCACCATCAACGATATTGCGCTGAGCCTGTGCGGCGCTGCCACGCGCCGCTATCTGCAGGAACAGGGCGAGCTGCCGGAGCGTTCGCTGACGGCCTCGGTGCCCATCGGCCTGCCGCGGACCGATGGTCGCTCGGGCAATGCCGTCAGCGGCTTCGTCTGCCCCATCGGCAGCGACATTCCCGACCCCCTGCATCGCCTGCAGCGCATCCACGCCACCACTCAGCGCACAAAGGACGAAATGCTGGGCATGGCCTCCGCTGCATTGGAGCGCTTCGGAATGTTCGGCATCGCCCCGCTGATGCTGGGCCAGCTCACCGGCACGCTGCCCAAGTGGCCGCCGCTGTTCAACGTCGTCGTCTCCAACGTCGTAGCCGCCAAGGAGCGGCTTTACATGATGGGCGCCGAGCTGGAGTCGATCTATCCAATGTCGGTGCTCTTCGACGGCTACGCGCTGAACATGACGCTCGTCGGCTACGCCGACAAGGTCACGGTGGGCTACATCGGGTGCCGCAACGCCATCCCCTCCCTGCAGCGGCTGGCGGTCTACACCGGCGAAGCCCTGGACGAGCTGGAAGCTGCCCTGGAACCAACCCACCAGAGGCGCGCGCCAAACAAAACGGCGACGAAGGCGACGAAGACCGCGAAGAAGACCGGAAGCAAGGCTGCGAAATCCACCAGGAAGGCGGTCAAGAAGACCGCCAAGAAAGCCGCGAGCAAAACCGCACGCAAGAAGAGCGCACGCAAGAGCGCCGCAAAGAAGACTCAGAGCTGA